The nucleotide window atattcttgaaattaaatcataaaaataatgaaatttacaaattaaatataaatattttatattattttattaaaaataaaccaaaaatatataaaataagtatttatattgttattaatattatttgcaaGTTTCGTGGGTTATCTGCAAATTTTGACTAAACAAATTCagatataaatttttttctttgtgaatTATGCGGATTGgaacttttaacaaaaaaatattcaaccTGCTGTTGGCGGTCAAGCAGGAAGGATCTGAGCCGCAACCCAGCACTGCCTCTGTTTGAGAACTAAGAAGAACGTGGGGATATAACCACCATACCACGTACATAAATAGTTGAatgtaatttacatttttttataaccacaaTCTCGCGTCATGTAATTTGTTTTTACGTAAAAAATATCGCGTcacgtaatttttttttgaccaaGGACTAGTTTACCCGGTAAACCTCATATCGACTTACGGTAGAGATGCATGAACGGAAACGCTTCACCTAACCCTATTGTTATGTCATATGTGAAGGTTATTGTATTGAAATTTATTAATCTATTTGGATCAATTTGGAATTTAAGAAAAAATCCAAAGTCGTTCGTCTAGTAGTTGAGCTTTTGTGATGGCTTGAGCATAGAATCTAATGTTTACGGCTTTTTGTGATGGCTTAAGCCTTAGATAATATCTCATTGATCGATGTTTTTGATAAAGATCGAATATTTCATTTCTTGACCAATGTGCAGTATGCAACACATATAAGTACCAGCCATATATATGATACTCAACAAATACATGTTTACCGCTTATAGCGCCATGTATGTACTAGCGAAGCTGGTGCATGTTGAGAGGGATACTGCACATGCATCCATAATATTTTCAAAGAAATAGTATATTTCTTTacaaatttcatatatttaCCTATTATAATTCATAAGTTTAGACCTATATATTAGAGTATTTGTGCATCCAGTAAAATATACTTCTAGATTGTACATTAGTTTTTTTACCAGAATAAAAATTTGAAGCGTAGAGACTTTTCAATTCAAAGCTAGTTACCATTTATGGAAAAGttcatttaatttatatacatatctatcttattaaaatataagtacAAATAATAAATACCCCTAAAACTTATAACTTATTTACAAAGCAATGCCACTgaagtaataaataaatttaaatctaaattaatttttttcttaaatctaTTCCACaacaaattcatgataaatattAATGCACATTAATACTATAAACCTTAATATGTAAAGTAGAAAAACCTTTTTCCATAAATTTGTGGGTGTTATCCTCTACTAAATAATGTTTAttacatttttcaaaattttattattaatgaaatcaattaacaatatttaaaaaaaaattaaacgatatGCTGTATTTGagaataaaaactttaaaatgagAACATATTAAAAAAGATCCATTTTACTTGATAATTCTAAATTTGGAcctaattaaattttcaaataaccAATTTGACTAATCTATTTAATTGACAATATtgttatagatatatatataaccaaaatgctattagaaaattatttttaaattacgtATGATACTACATATGTTCAATTGAATTTTaccttaaattatttttctttagtaAGGATTTGAAATATTAGATTTGGTAATAACATGTACATTTAAGTAttagtatttaaaaattaaaaacattaagaTTTTTCTTATGAGAAAATTGTAATGtgaaaagtttcaaaaaaatattgttcaaGTTTTGTATGTAAAGAAAAACATTTAGACAAGGTAACAATGTTCTAAAAAAaagttcttataaaataaaaatcctacatataataaaatgttaaagtcaataagttaaaataaaattaatttgataataatataaatacaagaAATGCAATTACTCATTTTAATAAGTACTAGTATTATCGCCTGTGCTGCGCACAGGTTAATTtactgttttaaatttttatcattttataatattctgtcataataaattattattaatattatatgaacAGTGGTACATAATATTAGAGATTCTTGCCTTAAACAAAACAATTGAAACTTGAAAGGATAAAACAAATGTCACTATAAAATGGATACATGTTtgcaaaactttttaaaatatcaaaatataaaatatggttAAAAACACTTTATTCAATCCATTAATTTTGTTCAATGattttataacaacaaataaattagtttaatttaaatacgATGAATCtaataaatttgataattttttatagTTAAAGTAATTGTTGCGTTgatattttatgttaatttacCAACTTGTTTTAAAAAACTCACATCTGAAATACCCACATTACTCACGTCTACCAATAATTAAGTAAAGTAGATTTACGTTTCAGAAATGCAAGTTCCGTAACATCCAACAATAGTTTTAGGGTTGAAAACAATTACAGTAGTGAACGCTGAAAAATAATTGACTCAACAAAGGAAATATTAATCAAtaaatcaaagaaaaataataaagacTGGAAAACATGCAAAACCTTCTTTGTGAGGAGAAAACTTGATGCTTGTCTCTTTCACAAGAATAATTTTGATTATGCTCTATCCCATATCTCCAAACCATAACCTACAGTACATGTAAATCAATAGATAGAAGAAGTTTCCAAGTTATACACTGCAGTGATCTAAAATTGAAATCTCTTCAAAAAATACCATAccagtatctttttttttttggtgtaaaccAGTATCATTTTTTTCCCATAATTTTACTGTATTTATCGACTGAGTATTGATTCAGGTGATGAATAAATAAACTTTGAATTGCcacagaagaaagaagaaagaagatagGAAGAAACCTGTTCAATTCAAACGAACCTAATACTCAATCTCTCTTTTTGGCAAACGGACCTAATACTCAGACTCTCATTTTCTGCAAGAAAGAACGAACGAACGAACTAAAAAAGCTTTCATTCTGTTGCAGAGAAgattgaaagagaaaaaaacaaaacgtaTATTAgtaaatcaaaattatatataagaagAAAACAGTTTGAAAATCGTGGTCAACTGATTTTGAAAGTGGATGGAATATTATGAGAAAATATAGGCAATATATGCTTAAAGTTAGGGATCGAAGATTAATTTTTTCAGTTaactgttttttaattttttttaaacattttccacatgtcaattttttatttgttgagtgacttgtgctttagtatataagggataatataaatattttagtgttaaaaatggatgacaaatatttatatattgggtttagaaattaaaaattaagacTACTTATATAACGggttagaaatttaaatatagttttCATTTATGACCAAAAACTTATCAAAATATCTCAAATATTCTTTccgcatatatattttagtttatggaaaacacacacataaactaaaaataaactaaaaatatatattttaattattatgtgtaatgtcataataaaaaatacataatacgtgaaaaaataaatatatattatattatttatagagaacaaaaatatatttctaaaaaaagaaaaagtggtTTCTCTTTTTTTACCGGGAACTCaaatattgtaaataattattttcaaagtGTATCAAACCCGACCAATGAAAGACTAGTAGGATTTCTTTTACCACTAGCCAACTCGATATCaggtaaataaaaatgatatcggtcaaataaaaacaaatattcgcgtgatatttacatttacagttatataaattattttacttttactaTTAATAGAATTATGTAACAGcaatatatgtattatgtattatcatttttatagattatataatggtgtaaaaaatatttagttacattatgtaaacaaaaaaacaccCGCCCGGTCGAGTTCTAGTATAAAATTATAACGCTGAATTTTCATATGCATTTATCTGTAGGTTTTCTCTAGATTAAGGATAATTTCTATCTGCTCAGAGTAGAGGAAAACAAACATTGGAACAAAACTCAAGTGATGATAAACTACATAGCCACGTCCAAGTATGTGGTCACTTTTCATGGCAACAGAAGAGGTCAAGTAGAAGCATTCAGATTACGACTCTATATCggtgtttttttctctcttttcagACTCTTATCTGTCCTGGATTACGTACGCACAAACGGAGAAGAATCTTCAGCTATATTAACTCTTTTCATATcaagaatatttattttcacaaaCAAAAACAGTAACCAGAATATTATTATTGTTGGGATACTAAATTGAAAAAAGCAGGTCGAATACTTATCAATATTCGTCCAACAGATTCAAAGTAAACTTTTGAGACAGCTACGGTGTTCTATCCGAAATTCTACGTGTTGCAAATAAATCGTGTCTTTCTCAGaaaattcaataatattttaaagtcAGTAGAGAAGCATACTAAATTGCTAAAAATTCATGTTCGTAAAgaaatatttgaatatataattttattaccactgcctttttttttttaagattagcAACCCTGCAAAAAGATGACACgcacaaattaaaaatagtCCAAATTTTTTTACCAATGTTTTTTCTATCCTGGATTACGTAGGTacaaacggaaaaaaaaattcagctaTGTAAACTCTTTTTATATcaagaatttttattttcacaaacaAAAATAGTAACCAGAATATTATTATTGTTGGATATTATATTAtactgaaaagaaaaaaaacaggtCGAATACTTATCAATATTCGTCCAAAAGATTcaaagaaaatatcaaaataagtAAACTTTTGAGACAGCTACGGTGTTCTATCCGAAATTCTACTTGTTGCAAATAAATTGTGTCTTTCTcagaaaatcaaaataaaaaaatcttttaaaaagtcAATAGAGAATTGTTGAATTGACATATTAAAATGCTTAAAAAATCATGTTCGTAAAGAAATATTTGAATAGATAATTTTATTACCACAGTCTTTTCTTTTGTCATATACAACTTGTTTGGAGGCTGTTTGCACATGACTCATATACGCGGTAAACCTCATATATTGCCTTAGAAACGCTTACAATATTATACAACTATCTATAATTAAATAGAATGTAAGAAATAATTGGGTTTCTAACTCAAATCAACAGGTACGACCGTGATTAATGTATGCTGTGACGGTAAGGAACGTGACTAGAAATGTTCATTACGATGTATACCCTCAAGTTACAATAAGAAATTGatggaatgaaaataaatagaatGATAAAAATGGAATACAGCAAAAAATGAAATGTAATTCATTTCATTCATTCATAACTAAATTCCAAATTTGTTTTggaattatttttctttgtatttatctatttttttgtgaaattgatggaatgaatatttatctatttttttgtgGAATTGATGGAATGAATATTTCATTCCATTCATGtcaaatagtaatttttttttggaactaaTAGAATAAGGCATTCTACATCATTTCATTCCAAAAATCAATAGTCCAGTTGCAGCTTTGCATTTGACCATTTGTTCTCTACATTTACATATTCTTGTCCTCATGAATCTACTAAAATTTGTAGCTGTTATTAATTAATTGCTGTTCGTACAGTCGAAcactcatatatttatatacagtaTGAATGATGAATTTTTATTtgactttatatatatatatatgtgtgtgtgtgtgtgtgtctatagaagttttatcatttgttatattggctttgaaaatatattacaaATCGAAATTATAATTTGTACAAAGGTCAGCGATTTGAGATATTCTTGTTCTTTTTCCTTTACGATTTTTaatatctattatataatatttaaagttCGATATTCGCACTACGGTGACACAAGCACAAACTAGGTTTATAAAACAAGGTTCGTGTTTATCAACCAGCCTGCTATATTTGCCTCGAGAGAGTCGACTTTATtcaaacacaatatatatatatatatatagactaaatcaacatatatatatatatatatctataaatcaatatatatatatatatattgaaaccaattttagtgttattaataaaaaaatggagggtaagaaaataataaattgattTAGTCAAAACCCAGCCAAATACATTGCCTCAGTGACTATATATTGCATCTTTGAGAACTCATTAATTActcttcacttcaaacacagaCCAGAAGAAAGAAAGCCAAACATAATCAAGAACAATGTctattttcatttgttttctCTTACTCTTCCCTCTCTTGTTGATTTTCTCTAAAAAGCTTTTACCGTCGAAAGAGAAGCTTCCTCCTGGACCTACCGGTCTACCGATAATCGGAAACTTGCACCAGTTTGGAAGATTTCTTCACAAATCTCTTCACAAAATCTCCCAAGAATATGGACCAGTGATGCTTCTCCATTTCGGGGTAGTCCCCGTGATCATTGTCTCTTCCAAAGAAGGAGCTGAGGAAGTGCTCAAGACTCATGATCTTGAGACCTGTAGCCGACCTAAGACTGTTGGGACGGGGTTGTTTACTTACAACTTTAAAGACGTTGGTTTTGCTCCTTTTGGTGAGAACTGGAGAGAGATGAGGAAAATCATGGTGCTCGAGCTCTTTAGTCAGAAAAAACTCAAGTCCTTCAGGTATATTAGAGAGGAAGAGAGCGAGTTGTTGGTCAAGAAGGTGTCAAATTCAGCTAATGAGAAACCAACCTCATCAGTTGATTTGAGAAAAGTCATTTTCTCATATGCGGCCAGCATCATTTGTAGACTCGCTTTTGGACAGAACTTCCACGAGTGTGATTTTGTGGATATGGAGAGAGTAGAAGAGTTGGTGCTTGAGTCAGAGACCAACCTCGGCTCGTTGTCGTTGGCCGACTTCTTCCCTGCGGGATGGCTAATTGACCGGATCTCCGGCCAGCACTCGAGGCTGAACAAAGCCTTTGCCAAACTCACCACTTTCTTTGAGCATGTGATTGATGATCATTTGAAGACTGGACAACCCCAAGATCACTCAGACATCATCAGTGTCATGTTGGATATGATCAATAAGCCCAATAAAGTCGGTTCTTTTCAAGTCACCGATGACCATCTCAGAGGAGTCATGTCGGTTAGTATGAATAATCCCTTCCCTTTAGTAAAATCTCTAAAGTTTTAGAGGTGACTTGAGGAATATCGCGTGTGGAAAGCAAGTTAACTTAAGATATAACAAATACCTTGTTTATTGGTCCGTCTTAGTTTTTCGTCTTCTCACTTGATTCATATTGCTCttagttttatagattttattttttatgagaaatattctatgaaaaaattaaaacttgttGTTCCAAAAATAGTACACATAGAAAAAATTCcctaattataatattaacttcaagttattttttattttcttttattttatatttggatttgggtttagtgattgAAATTTAGAATTTACCATTTAGTGGATGAGATTAAGGTAAGAGTTTAGAGTTTGGAGTAATTTAGTCATTTTACCTGTTAATTAAtactattttggagattttatttttgtgttctttttttttcccaagTATTTGAATTTCATTGAGAATTAATGTTTTGTAGTGTTTTACAAATGGTGATAAGTTTTAGATGCAGCCTAGGCAAACAATTTTTACCCTATAaggtttatttttgtgtgttatttttcatcatttttttgtactttaatatttttacccTATATTTATATCCTCTTTCAAACCCAAAATCATGAATCATTCTGTCTTTTCATCAGGACGTGTTTTTGGCTGGAGTAAACGCAGGAGCCATCACAATGATATGGACAATGACAGAGCTAAGCAGACATCCGGTAGTTATGAAAAAACTCCAAGAAGAGATTCGAGCAACACTCGGACCCAACAAAGAGAGAATCACAGAAGAAGATCTAGAGAAAGTTGAGTACTTGAAGCTGGTGATCGAGGAAACATTCAGATTACACCCACCAGCTCCTCTCTTGCTCCCAAGGCTTACAATGTCCGACATCAAGATTCAAGGCTATAACATCCCCAAGAACACCATGATCCAAATCAACACTTACACGATAGGACGTGATCCCAAAAACTATACAAAACCAGAAGAGTTCATCCCCGAGAGGTTTGTAGATAACCCTATAGAATATAAAGGTAAGCATTTTGAGCTATTGCCATTCGGAGCCGGACGTAGGGTCTGTCCTGGGATGGCCACGGGGATCGCCATGGTTGAGCTCTGCCTTCTCAGCCTTCTTTACTTCTTTGATTGGAGTTTGCCTGAAGGAATGACGATTAAAAACATTGACATGGAGGAAACCGGAGCTTTCGTCATCGCCAAGAAAGTTCCTCTAGAACTCGTACCAAATCTTCATCGCTGGTGAAGAAtgtaataaactaataatttaaataaggTCAATATTTCTTTATGTTTCTCTACTTTATTATCGGTTTGgcttctttttttatatgttttatatccTTTCTTGTAATAGGTGTATTTCATGTTTGTAACAATGTCTTAAATAATCTTAATAAACTTATAGTTTAATCTAATATTGTATCTTCATTTTTTATTGAAAGGTTCCATTGTTAAAAACCCATTTTAATTTGATATAACGTTGGCAAAAATATTAGTCAACAACATATCAATTTTtcgaaaatttaattaataaatggCAACATGTAAATTAATGACACAACTATAAAAATATCGTAACCGAAAAAACTGAACCGCAATATAATGTTCGGACATAGAACAAAGGGAAAGTTGTATTTAACTACTTTTAATACAAACTGAGTGTTCTAAAGATATAAGTTCGACAACATTTTAAGTTACATATTGATACTCAAGAGTACCTGATTCACACTTATGACGGCGATCACAGAGCACGATATAGTAAAATCCACTAGAAACGAGCGATCAGATTCAGGTGAGGTGTACACATACTAGATAagtatttttgttatttcttaTGATGCCTTCAGAAGAATTATGAAAATCCGATAAAATAATAACAGCAAATGTAACAAACCAACTCTAGATTTACCGAAGTGTCTAAACAACCTAATTTTGTTGTGTTCCGGGTTAAAACTACGTTTATTACAGaagattattttaaaatcaaatgtTCTAAATACAAATTGTGGGTCTGGTGGAAATTATATATGGACACAAAAACGATAACTTCaacgtttttttaatatataacttcaacgttaataaaaataaatgtgtcTAACTTTTTATTTATAGGATTTACTCCATGAAAACTAACAACTCACCATAAGAAAACTATCAGATTTACATATTTTCAACCTAAAGAATAAAACAGAAGTTTATAATAAACTATCTGAATTTCAACTTCATTTTCCAGAATTCGATGGGCACATGAGTGAATTGGGGTTTCAAGATAAAATCTGCCAAATGTCAAAATATTGACATGGAATAATGAACATGCATGAAAGACTTTGTCAAAGAGTTTGTAACATGTCATGCCAAACCGTCTCTATTTACGAAACTTGGTGAGAGCGAAACATCTGGCTCCACAGAGTCAATATACACATGTACACAACGAGCgatacttttcttttcttttttgtttaatctgAAGGGTATCTAAGCTAAAACCCAACAAATTCCAAAGGGGATATTGACAAATGACAACTAGTCCCCTCCCCAACTTTTTAAGACGTCTTAAAACCTAGATTCGATCTCCGCCTGGCCAAATAACAAGTGACTACAACTTTGGTTCTCTATTCATCTGGTCTCTCTTTGCTAGAGGAATCTAGACATTACTTGTAAACTTTCTAGATATTGGGCTTCGTCACCGGACCTCTTACCTTTTGAAAATTGCTTTAACTAGGACTCGCCATGGTCGCTTTAGAGCATTACTTCCACTGGGTCTCGACCATTGCATATGCACAGAAAAAAAAGTGATACTAACAAAAATCGTAGATAGAAAAGACAgaaatactattattttttggtataaaTGATGTATAATAGTTTGACCTAAATGCTGTACACGAGTTGATAGaacaatatattaaaagttGTCAACCAGTTTTTTTCTGGTAAAAGAAAATAGAGAAAtaacaaaaactatatatagTAGCAAAAAAAACTATAGTAGCTTTTACTCTCCCACCGTTATGAGTTTCAAAATGAAAACAGCTCAATCTTATTTAACAAACTTGTGATAAAGATATATAATGTGAAGTGACCAGACCATAACCAACATATTAGtattcttttttgaaaaaaacatattagtATTCTCAATGTTGGAGTTACTTAGATATATATCCCAAAAATATACAACGACGCGCATTATCTAACTCGTTATCACAAAaatacacacacatacacagatacatatatattttcaacAAAGAAAATCAACCTTAGTTCTATATTCTTCGGAATGCTTCAacatctatgtttttttttaattcaacaaTTCTATATTAAGTATAATCTATTAATATATTTCCTTTCCTTAGAAGTCACAAAATATCTAcaaagtatattttattttgtttggtaaaaatgttaatataCAAAGTATATTTTGTATCACAATTTACTTATTCGTATTTGAATCTTTGGGTCGAGAATGATAATATATTGGATAAGCATTTGACTGTTTTATTATGAACATGTTCAATTTGCTTTTttgttcataatttttttttcaccttagttttatttctatatttttgggAATGCTTTCAATATCTatgtattaaacaaaaaattgtaTCACAATAAAGCAGGTCAAATGCTTAtccaatataaaataattttcaccAAAGATTCAAATACAAATAAGTAAACTTTTGAGACAGCTATAAGTTTTCTGTCTGAAATTGTATACTATGTAACTTGTGACTTtctaagaaaaggaaataagaTATTCTTTCATAGTCAATATAGAATTGTTGAATTAGcataacaaacaaataaatatctaCTATTCGTAAAGAAAtaattgaattgatatatttgatAACTTCAGTTTATCGCCACTCACAATTTATTTGGATGTTGTTTGACCAAGGACTTCTAGACGAAATACATAATATTTCCCGtacaaacatatttaaaaaaaaaacataatttcaaGAGAAAATTACCTAGACTAACCTATTCTTTTCTAAAAATAGCTAGGATAACTCATCAAAATTGTTATTACTCAGATAACCTACTAATTATCTAAGTAATTTTATAATTCCTAAATTACCATTTTATGCTCGTTTACAAAATCAtttgaaacaaataaatatatatatatatatatatacatatatagtataGTTTTTGTTACTTCTTTTGTTATAAGTTATAACGAATGcgaaaagaagaagatatatatatatatatatatagtatagtttttgttactttttttgttataaGTTATAACGAATGCGAAAAACATAAGATAGTCACTAGCCTTCACTACAACCATTATGAGTTACAAAATAAAGAAGCTAACACCTTCTAAGAAATGTGTAATAAagatatattattatgtttcaaaaagaaaagggGATATATTGTGCATAGTGACCAACGACCAAAAAGAAGATATTCATGCGTATAATCAATTCTAGATTTGTGTAGATATCCCAAAAAGTATACAGCTACACATTATCTAAAACCATTTTCACAGAAatacaaaaacataattatatacaAGTTCAGTTCCACTTTGTTTATAATTCTTTTTCAGCCTTAGCTCTATCTCTATATTCTTTGGAATGCGTTCaacatatatgtattaaataaaaatattgtatcaAAATATAACAGGTCAAATGATTGtccaataattattattttcatccCAAAGTTTCAAATACGAATAAGTAAACTGTCGAGACAACTATAAGTTTAGTGTGAAATTGTATACTTTGTACATAACTACTGACTttctaagaaaaagaaataataaaatttttatagTCATTTTAGAGTTGAAttaagattataaaaaa belongs to Brassica rapa cultivar Chiifu-401-42 chromosome A07, CAAS_Brap_v3.01, whole genome shotgun sequence and includes:
- the LOC103829924 gene encoding cytochrome P450 71B5 isoform X1 → MSIFICFLLLFPLLLIFSKKLLPSKEKLPPGPTGLPIIGNLHQFGRFLHKSLHKISQEYGPVMLLHFGVVPVIIVSSKEGAEEVLKTHDLETCSRPKTVGTGLFTYNFKDVGFAPFGENWREMRKIMVLELFSQKKLKSFRYIREEESELLVKKVSNSANEKPTSSVDLRKVIFSYAASIICRLAFGQNFHECDFVDMERVEELVLESETNLGSLSLADFFPAGWLIDRISGQHSRLNKAFAKLTTFFEHVIDDHLKTGQPQDHSDIISVMLDMINKPNKVGSFQVTDDHLRGVMSDVFLAGVNAGAITMIWTMTELSRHPVVMKKLQEEIRATLGPNKERITEEDLEKVEYLKLVIEETFRLHPPAPLLLPRLTMSDIKIQGYNIPKNTMIQINTYTIGRDPKNYTKPEEFIPERFVDNPIEYKGKHFELLPFGAGRRVCPGMATGIAMVELCLLSLLYFFDWSLPEGMTIKNIDMEETGAFVIAKKVPLELVPNLHRW
- the LOC103829924 gene encoding cytochrome P450 71B5 isoform X2, translating into MSIFICFLLLFPLLLIFSKKLLPSKEKLPPGPTGLPIIGNLHQFGRFLHKSLHKISQEYGPVMLLHFGVVPVIIVSSKEGAEEVLKTHDLETCSRPKTVGTGLFTYNFKDVGFAPFGENWREMRKIMVLELFSQKKLKSFRYIREEESELLVKKVSNSANEKPTSSVDLRKVIFSYAASIICRLAFGQNFHECDFVDMERVEELVLESETNLGSLSLADFFPAGWLIDRISGQHSRLNKAFAKLTTFFEHVIDDHLKTGQPQDHSDIISVMLDMINKPNKVGSFQVTDDHLRGVMSVSMNNPFPLIRATLGPNKERITEEDLEKVEYLKLVIEETFRLHPPAPLLLPRLTMSDIKIQGYNIPKNTMIQINTYTIGRDPKNYTKPEEFIPERFVDNPIEYKGKHFELLPFGAGRRVCPGMATGIAMVELCLLSLLYFFDWSLPEGMTIKNIDMEETGAFVIAKKVPLELVPNLHRW